The Caldisericaceae bacterium sequence AATGCTCTCTTTAGGCTTTACGGCAACATGAAAAGGTATATCATTTATGTTATCCTTGCGGTTGTATTTGTGTATTTCCAGGTAAGAGCAAACCTTGAGTTGCCAACTTTAATGTCAAATATTATTAATAACGGTATTTTACAAGGTAACGTAAATTATATATGGAAAGAAGGAATTTTAATGCTTTTGGTAGCAGGCTTAGGAATAGTTGCTTCAATTATTGCAAACCTCTTTTCTTCCATAAGCTCAATGAGTTTTGGTAAAGATGTAAGAAGCAAACTTTTCAAGCATGTTGAAGATTTCTCTCTGTATGAATTTAACAAATTCGGGGCGTCCACCCTTTTAACAAGAACAACAAACGACGTTGTGCAAATTCAACAGTCAACAAGAATGCTCATAATGATGCTTCCAAATTCAATCTTCACTGGTATTGATGCAATAATATTAGCTTACAGTCTCAGTCCATACCTTACAAAGGTGTTGATTATAACGGTTGTTATAGTTTTTGTTCTCATTGCTATCCTCATAAGACCAATCACTTTGCTCTTCTTGCAGATACAAAAGCAAATAGACAAAATTAATAAAGTATTAAGAGAAAACATAATTGGCGTTAGAGTGGTTAGAGCATTCGACAAAATTGAATACGAAAAAAACAGATTTGATAAAGCAAACCTTGATGTTACAAACACCTATATTAAGGCAAATAGAATTATGTCGATTTTAATGCCACTTGCAATGGTAAGTATGAATCTTGCCATTATTGCAATTCTGTGGTTTGGCACGATAGGACTTAACGCAGGAAACGTGAACTTAGGTGCAATGATCGCCTTTATACAATACGCTTCCATGATACTTATGAGTATTATCTTCTTTACAA is a genomic window containing:
- a CDS encoding ABC transporter ATP-binding protein/permease; the protein is MNALFRLYGNMKRYIIYVILAVVFVYFQVRANLELPTLMSNIINNGILQGNVNYIWKEGILMLLVAGLGIVASIIANLFSSISSMSFGKDVRSKLFKHVEDFSLYEFNKFGASTLLTRTTNDVVQIQQSTRMLIMMLPNSIFTGIDAIILAYSLSPYLTKVLIITVVIVFVLIAILIRPITLLFLQIQKQIDKINKVLRENIIGVRVVRAFDKIEYEKNRFDKANLDVTNTYIKANRIMSILMPLAMVSMNLAIIAILWFGTIGLNAGNVNLGAMIAFIQYASMILMSIIFFTMLFVMFPRAVAASERVVEVLDTKIEIKDIENAKTFSKEEKGNIKFNNVSFKFLHAEEPVLSKITFEAKKGEVVGILGTTGSGKSTLLNLITRLYDVTEGSILIDGVDVREIPQEELRKKISFAPQKAVIFTGTVKENIKIGNPEATDEEIIEASKIAQAHEFIEKLPLGYDTVISEGGTNLSGGQKQRISIARAILRKGDIFVFDDCFSALDFKTEAKVRLALNEILKNATTIIVAQRVASIMRANKIIVLDEGKIKGIGTHKELMETSEIYREIVNSQLSSKDLTREEPV